TTGGCCAAGGATGAGCTTCTGGCGGTCTACGAAGGCTTCACCATTGCCAACCACAGCATGAGCCACCCTTGGCCAACGCGGATTCCGTTGGAAGACTGGAAGAGCGAAGTGGTGGATGCCCGCAAGGTTTTGCAGGATTGGTTCCAGCAACCCATACACGGTTTTGTCTATCCTTTCGGCGACTGCGACCAAGCTACGGCCGATGTCGTCCGCGAAGCGGGGCATTGCTACGCGCGCACGACCAAGAATGCGACACCCTGCCTGCCGGTGGAAGACCCGATGTTCTTCCATTCGGACTGCCACTTCCACTCTGAACAATTCTGGGAGCTGTACGAGCAGGCCAAGGCATCAAATTGTGGCCTCTTCTACTTCTGGGGCCACAGCTACGAGCTCTGCACTGAGGAACAGTGGCAGGCGATGGATGACAAGATCGCCCGTATCACCGCCGATCCGGATGTCGAGTGGGGCGAATTGCCGGACATCTTCCTTGGTACAGAGCTTAGAAGTTGATCGCGATCACACTGCCGTCAGATAGCGTGGCGATGATTTTCTTGTCTTTCTTAGTGATGGTTTCGGGGTAGGTCTCGTCTTTGGCTGGGTGTATGATTTTTATATACTTTTGAGGGCCGACAAGTTCCTGCAGCTTGACCGTGTCTTTCCCCGTCTCAAGGAAGTATTGGTCGGCCGCGCTGGCGATTTGACGGAGATTGTTGCGTATCATCTTTTCGCGGCTGACTTCACGAACGTGTTGAAAGTCTGATTGTGATTGCTCTATGACGACCTTGCTGAATTTCTGCATGGCGTATGGCTTGTTTGAAATGCTGAGGCACAGCGTCTTGAGCGCAATGCTCCGTTCTGTTTCGGTGCCTTCGTGTAGTTCCTTCAAGCGTTTTAACTCCTCAGATGTAAATGTGTCGATTGCGGCAGTTCCCACTGTTTCGCGAATGATTCCCGATATTTTGGCTTTGAAGGCCTTTTCGCTTTCAGTACTTTCGCCCCGCGTCTGAATCGCGTGCAGTGATGCGCCCATGATCGAAACGCCTTCGAATGTATTCAGGATTTCCTCCTCGCTCGTTTGTTCGAGTATTTGTTCGATCAGATCTGCCTTCTGCACCAGTTCCGACCCATGGCAGCATATTACAGCCAAGAAAAATAGGAGTATGTGTCTCATTTCGTTATCTGTACTAACGAACTTATGTGCATGCAATGATCTATTCTATTTTGACGATTAAATAGGGCGCCGAATGCGATGGCGGTATTTCGTGGCCAGTGCCTCGTTGTGTTCGGCGCCGCCGTCGGCGTTTTGGCTGACATAGGTGGGTGGGGTGACGCCCAGGGCGATGAGGTTCTCGATGATCTCCATGTTGAGCAGGTTCAGCAGGAGCGCGCCGCTCATGGTCGAGGTCGGGCCGACTTTGTAGGCGAATCCGGGTGCGTCGATTGCGGCATCGCCTGGCACGCCGCCATTGTCGAGGACGTAGTCGGCGATTTCGTAGAGTTTCTTGCCCGATGGGTGCCGCGAGTTGGTCGCCTTGGACATTTCCAGCGAGGTCAGGGCGATGACTTTGAGCCCGTTTTCCTTGGCTTCCATCGCGACTTCGATCGGGCTGGCGTTGCGGCCGGAGTTGGAGATCACCAATACGACATCGCCTGCTTGCACGTCATACTGGTAGGCATAGCGCTGGAAAAGCCGTTTGCCGTAGCCCGGAATTTGCTCGGGCCAGCCGTCGGCGGGGTCGTTGATACTGCTGACGGGAACCAGGCCGCCGGCGCGTCGCTCAATTTCGGCAGCCAGGATCTGGGAGTGTCCGCTGCCGAAGGTGTGGAGTACGCCATCGGCTGCGATGGACCGGGCGATCATCTTTCCGGCGGATTTTAGTACCTCCAAATTTTGGTTATAAGCATTGGCCTGCAATGAGTTGGAGAGTTCAAAAAAATTCTGGGCGAGTGACATCCGGCCATGCTGCCCGTATCCGAGTGCAGATGCAAGTTTCCTCCTAGCAGGTAGCAGCAGAACTTATAAGAAACCTGTATTCTTTTTTAGTGTCGTTGTAAGCAGGATTAATGGCTGGAGTGCGCGCACACAGCGAAAGTAGTGAAAAAGATGGAAACAGGAAACGACAAGAATTTG
The nucleotide sequence above comes from Coraliomargarita parva. Encoded proteins:
- a CDS encoding polysaccharide deacetylase family protein, translated to MKVVQCWDDGVNDDIRLIEILRKHGAKASFNLNPASHKAQREGGFNEKWGKTIQRLAKDELLAVYEGFTIANHSMSHPWPTRIPLEDWKSEVVDARKVLQDWFQQPIHGFVYPFGDCDQATADVVREAGHCYARTTKNATPCLPVEDPMFFHSDCHFHSEQFWELYEQAKASNCGLFYFWGHSYELCTEEQWQAMDDKIARITADPDVEWGELPDIFLGTELRS
- a CDS encoding SIS domain-containing protein encodes the protein MSLAQNFFELSNSLQANAYNQNLEVLKSAGKMIARSIAADGVLHTFGSGHSQILAAEIERRAGGLVPVSSINDPADGWPEQIPGYGKRLFQRYAYQYDVQAGDVVLVISNSGRNASPIEVAMEAKENGLKVIALTSLEMSKATNSRHPSGKKLYEIADYVLDNGGVPGDAAIDAPGFAYKVGPTSTMSGALLLNLLNMEIIENLIALGVTPPTYVSQNADGGAEHNEALATKYRHRIRRPI